Part of the Apostichopus japonicus isolate 1M-3 chromosome 18, ASM3797524v1, whole genome shotgun sequence genome, TGGAAAGGGGAGAGGGCGAACTTTCCATATTTTTCATACAAGTTCGACTTATATTTTCTACCACTACTATACTACTAACGTGTAGTTATATGAATAAATAACGGAGGAAGCCAATTCACATAAGGTCCTGAGTATCTCCAACATCAGGTATACATCTTCATTGCTGAAGATGTTAGATTTACCCCCTATTTTTAGCCAGCTACCATCTTGCCCTAAGTACACGGCTATAAACTCTCTCGATATCTTGTGAGGGAATCTGCCCCCTCACTTGAACTTGGTGGCGTCTCATATTCGACGATACCATTATACGTGATACAGCTTACGACTTGGTTCACTACATCGATGGCATCTCCACTCACAGAGCTGTATTGGAATAACTCGGTTATGTGATGTGATGAGATGTGATTGTGATGAGATGTGATTGATATGTGATGTGATACCATCTTGTCCTTTTTACTTCCACTGCTATACAATCTCTCGATGTCTTGTGAGAGACTCGTAATCTGCCCCCTCACTTGAACTTGGTGGCGTCTCACATTCAACGATACCATTATTATACGTGTTACAGCTTAAGCCTTGGTTCACTACATCGATGGCATCTCCACTCACAGATGAGGAGCTGTATTGGAATACTCGGTCAtgcgatgacgtcattggaTACGATGGTGGGTACGTTGTAGAATTCAGTACAGGGGTGAATGCACTTATCACCCCTGCATCAGTACTGACAACACTGGATGTATTTGCCACGTACTTACAACTGCTAGTGCTGATGGCACTAACTGGCATGTCGCCACTTGCACCGCTGGCGTCACTACGGTGGTAATACGCATGCGTCTGTGTGTCCGCATTGTACCCACCATCCAATGGGAAAGCATGATAGGGAGCTGCGTTGTAATTCTCGTCCAACGTATTGTCCATTCCAACAGAGTACCCAAATGGTGGTACAGCGGGATACGGGTGTCCCGAAGACAACATGGATTCCCGCTCGCTCCAACCTACATATTGCAGACTTGTTTCTTCAGGCATAAGTGTTCGTGGATTAAGTTGCATGGCACCAGCAACTAAATTCGTGGTAGGTTGCGACAGACCTTTAGAAAGCGTTTGAGCGAACGTCACTGTATCGGGTACTTTGCCTGTGCTTAATATCTCCGATAATGCACTGATGTAATTCTTTGCTAATCGTAATGTCTCGATTTTTGACAGTTTTTGTGTACTGGAATAACAAGGGACCACCTTACGTAACATGTCTAATGCCTCATTGAGGCCGTGCATACGATTTCTCTCTCGGGTATTGGCCTTTAAGCGTCGCATACGAAATTTCTGTACTCTTGCTTTcgtcattttctttttcttaggACCTCGTTTCTTTGGTGCTGGCTTTTCGGTGGTTCCATCTTCTTGTTCACTTTTCCTCTTCCTGGAGTTTGTTTTACAGTGCTTTGTGTCAGAGGTCAAAATGTCACTTCCACGTATATCCTTTTCGTTATCAGATTGGAGGTCATTCATGTCATCTTCAAACTCATTCAAAATGGCACTAagtgatgacgtcacttcctgTTCGGTGAAGGGTTTCGATGAGGCTGTAGTCAACATGTTAGACGCATCACCTGTAAatgagagaagagagagagagagtgcgTCAGTTCGGTCATTTATATGTAAACATTtctctcatgaatattcataaacagCATTTTGTTCTTAACCACTAAAATTATCATGTAATTTGAAATGTGTCTCCTTTCTACATTAATATATGCACCAAACTCATGAATGAATAGGAGATGTTTCCTTTCACCCACTCTGAGGGTTTTAGTTTGTTGATCAAATTATTCAGTATTTAAATATATGGTCGCTTCAGGGCCTCTTGGCTAAGGTCATGTGATCATGTGGATCACAGTACACCGTATAGATAACTCACGAACCATTGACCTGATCACGTGCATTATCCTTCCAAAGGACTCGCGATGCACACTTGACGTAACATCCTCGTGATC contains:
- the LOC139958809 gene encoding uncharacterized protein, which gives rise to MKGDASNMLTTASSKPFTEQEVTSSLSAILNEFEDDMNDLQSDNEKDIRGSDILTSDTKHCKTNSRKRKSEQEDGTTEKPAPKKRGPKKKKMTKARVQKFRMRRLKANTRERNRMHGLNEALDMLRKVVPCYSSTQKLSKIETLRLAKNYISALSEILSTGKVPDTVTFAQTLSKGLSQPTTNLVAGAMQLNPRTLMPEETSLQYVGWSERESMLSSGHPYPAVPPFGYSVGMDNTLDENYNAAPYHAFPLDGGYNADTQTHAYYHRSDASGASGDMPVSAISTSSCKYVANTSSVVSTDAGVISAFTPVLNSTTYPPSYPMTSSHDRVFQYSSSSVSGDAIDVVNQGLSCNTYNNGIVECETPPSSSEGADYESLTRHREIV